A section of the Estrella lausannensis genome encodes:
- a CDS encoding Npt1/Npt2 family nucleotide transporter produces MNRFKKILLLMFSITLFLNVAFAMLRSLRNTLAVVDLGSSAAVIPYFELFGALPGSILITWMLSGLIDRCSIQRVYYGAMIAFAAFFLSFTFLLYPLLPALKAGGEGASFLLQGISMGFYVVCELWKPVLLSILFFGFVMRRISPEEAKKTYPLLMLGASLGSALAGPIVTVCTSGSFGDALSYMGKGWSGSLTLMIMIIVLLGLLSACCFFYLDRLMNPLSAREIPESQCRFLEKVSYCFQSRELRLMGWIVIADYIAYSLAEVLFLEVLKQKYPDPKDYCHYLGILSTLSGALTIASAFLLAPTLLQRKGWTAAALATPVILLLTEGAFFVFLRGRFFTEQWIGWSADEWIQCLVVLGSLQYCLCRAAKYTLFDSSKELAYVLLPAREKREGKLVIDGMCARVGRGSASFLSIGLIALSGSVLGSALPAGILAIGVTCSWITSVLRLGDRLESTAASGKEAV; encoded by the coding sequence ATGAACCGGTTTAAGAAAATTCTTTTACTTATGTTTTCGATCACTCTCTTCCTCAATGTCGCATTTGCGATGCTGAGAAGTTTGAGGAACACCCTCGCGGTCGTGGATCTCGGCAGCAGCGCCGCGGTTATCCCCTATTTTGAACTTTTTGGCGCCTTGCCGGGTAGCATCCTGATTACCTGGATGCTTTCAGGGCTGATCGATCGATGCAGCATCCAGCGGGTCTATTACGGGGCGATGATTGCCTTTGCGGCCTTCTTCCTCTCCTTTACCTTTCTGCTCTATCCGTTGTTACCCGCATTGAAAGCGGGAGGAGAGGGCGCAAGCTTTTTGCTGCAGGGCATCTCCATGGGATTTTATGTGGTGTGCGAGCTGTGGAAACCCGTCTTGCTCTCCATCCTCTTTTTCGGCTTTGTCATGAGGCGGATCAGCCCCGAAGAGGCCAAAAAAACCTACCCTCTTTTGATGCTGGGAGCGAGCCTTGGCTCGGCGCTTGCAGGACCGATCGTGACCGTTTGCACCTCGGGATCTTTTGGCGACGCTCTCTCGTATATGGGAAAGGGGTGGAGCGGATCGTTAACGTTGATGATCATGATCATTGTCTTGCTCGGCCTTCTCTCTGCCTGCTGTTTCTTCTACTTGGACAGGCTGATGAATCCTCTTTCCGCACGAGAAATACCTGAGAGTCAATGCCGCTTTCTTGAGAAGGTGTCATACTGCTTCCAAAGTCGTGAGCTTCGGCTGATGGGGTGGATTGTGATCGCCGACTATATCGCCTACAGCTTGGCGGAGGTACTCTTTCTGGAGGTTCTTAAGCAGAAGTATCCCGATCCCAAAGACTATTGCCACTATCTGGGCATTCTTTCAACCCTGAGCGGGGCTTTGACGATCGCGAGCGCATTTCTTTTAGCTCCCACCCTTTTGCAGAGAAAGGGGTGGACTGCTGCCGCCCTGGCAACGCCTGTGATTCTCTTACTTACCGAAGGCGCATTTTTTGTCTTTCTGCGCGGCAGGTTCTTTACCGAGCAGTGGATTGGATGGAGTGCTGATGAGTGGATTCAGTGCCTTGTTGTCTTAGGATCTTTGCAATACTGCCTGTGCCGTGCGGCCAAGTACACCCTGTTTGACTCGTCGAAGGAGCTGGCGTATGTGCTTTTACCGGCGAGAGAGAAAAGGGAAGGAAAGCTTGTGATCGACGGGATGTGCGCCCGGGTCGGACGTGGCAGCGCCTCGTTTTTGTCGATCGGTTTGATCGCTCTTTCCGGAAGCGTGCTGGGAAGTGCTTTACCGGCAGGTATTTTGGCGATCGGCGTCACCTGCAGCTGGATCACTTCCGTCCTTAGGTTGGGCGATCGACTCGAGTCCACTGCAGCATCCGGGAAGGAAGCTGTCTAA